The window AGTCATACATATAAGTAAATAATAGCAGCCACTGGACTAGTGTTCTTTAaccatataaatattttattaagtgtactcaaataaactaaaacactagttgacaaaaataatactccacttGCGACTCCATGGCAGTGTGCCTCAAGCGTATATAAACATAGGAGTTAAGAGACAGAAATACAGTATAAATCATCAACCTGATGGAGAATAATGAACTTAGATAAGAAATACTATAATCAACGAGTTGAATTTGTGTTCAAAAtagtttttgtaaatatttttaaattattcttttctttttgagaaaatctaaatcaaattaGTGTAGgtcattaattttgaatatgttCGACCCCATATATTTGCATTTACAcaaattatcataataatatggagtagtacgTATCATGACTGTCTACTATAACCCttatcgatttttttttccgaaaATAATCTCCTATTACGTGGAAATTTATTGACCAATTAGATTATATGATCCTGTGGTATAAATTTGGGACTGATTATAATATAtgtgtatgtatgtgtgtgtttgttcCTTTGATCCTTTCGGCATGGAAATGTTTTTCATGCATATTAGTGTCTGCTTGCTGcagatttaattttgataaatctaATACTATAACGTTATACACTACTGGGTagttttcacataaattgatTGAAACAAGCAAGAAACTAATACCACTGGCAATAAAAGAACAATTTTTGGAGACGACTAAGTCCACTAATTACATTTGTTGACAAggtcaaaaaaatataaaaaatgaaagtaacATAACAAAGGCTATCACAATTTCACTATAAATACATCTCAGTCCTCTCTTTCTCCTACACCAACTCAGCAATTCTTCATTCATCCATCTTTTAAGCTAAAAATGACTATTTTCAATACATTAATATCATTTCTGCTGGCCGCAGTTCTCATAGCCGGGGCCCTCCAGGCACAAGTATCCGGCCAGAACTGCGGCTGTGCAGCCAGCCTGTGCTGCAGCCAACATGGTTACTGTGGCACCGGTGACACGTATTGCAGCACAGGCTGCAAAAGTGGCCCTTGCTACTCCTCACAGCTCAGGAGTAGCAACGGCAACAAACTCTCCAACATTGTCACGGATGCGTTCTTCAGCAGTATCGCTAATAAGGCTGGCGGTGGCTGCCCGGGCCGAGGATTCTATACCCGTGCAGCATTTCTCGAGGCTGCCCGCTCGTATCCACTTTTCGGGACCACTGGCTCCCCCGAGCGGGAAATCGCAGCCTTCTTTGCTCATGTCACACATGAGACCGGACGTAAGTTGTCGTATTAACTTCAATTAAttcgtttaatttttttttgttatattgtgtttacaaattttgattgCATGCAGATATGTGCTATATAGAGGAAATAAATGGAGCATCAAAAGCAGCAAACTATTGTGACAAGGAAAACAGGCAGTATCCATGCAAAGCAGGGAAGGGTTACTACGGAAGAGGTCCGGTGCAGCTGTCGTGGAACTACAACTACGGAGCAGCCGGAAAAAGCATAGGGTTTGATGGTCTAAACCACCCGGAGATTGTGGCGCAAGACCGCGTTGTCTCGTTCAAGACAGGTCTGTGGTTTTGGATGAACCAGTGTCATGCTATAATAACTTCTGGAAAAGGTTTTGGTGAGACCATTCGAGCTGTAAATGGGCCACTAGAATGTGATGGGGCGAACCCGAGCACGGTCAGTGCTCGGGTTCAGTATTATAGAGAATATTGCAAACAACTAGGAGTTGACCCTGGTACTAATCTTAGGTGCTAGGTAGATACATAGTTTTGTTCTTATCAAAATGTTGAGTGTGGTTGTGTGTGAGTGAGCAAGTGGCCAAGTGCtcatagtattaatatttttatatatgtgttgttTATTGTATTAAAACTAGATCTGTGTTTTCTCATATGAGATAATTGTGTTAATTATGGAGCCTAAAATATCTTCTACCatatttaggatttgttttCTAGAAGTATTTATCCTTGTGATAGATTTATTCCATAGAAGATATTTCCTTATGGAATATGTTTTCTAGTTTTACTAGAATTACGGCTCTCTATTATGCTTATAAATAGAGGTGCTCTGATGTGTCAATTTAGGtctatcaaaacaaaataatttttcactCAAGTTCAATTAATTAACCCAAATAGTATCAGTTTACTGCAAGATTATAGCTTCGTGTGTAGTAATTTAAGGTGTCGATCCACAGGGAAGGCaagtttatttaattctaaagcaaacaaaatacataataaaaagtgatttggtttgaagattttgatttcaagataagcaacaacaattaaaagaaataaacgaGCAAGACAAAACAAGAGATGAGATTGTTACTCCAAACATTCACGGATAAAACAGTGATTTATTCTAATATTCAATTCTATCTTATGAATTACGGGACTATAAAAATCTATTCATGATGCTAGCATTGAACATGCTTGACATACAATAGTTTAAGAATAGTTGAACACATATTCTATAAACTAGCTTTCATTAATCTAAGAATCCTACGGATGCGCGAGAATCAAAGATCAATTACTATTAGCTCATGAAATCCATTATCAAATTATCATCTAAACAATTCTAATTGATAATTCATTACCACAAAGATCCATCTCATTCAAAGTTGAAGAGACATTTAAATAAGACTATGGAACTACTACTAATGATGCACCAAGAGTAGTAGAATCaagcaataaaaatgtgataaCGACGATCATAAGATAAAGAAGAATATAGAATAGATCACACGAACAAATTATCCGTCTACATGTTTGGAGCAACACAAAGATTTTTAGCCAATCATAATCAAACTAGGAgtcataaagaaaaaatatataatctgaGAAACCATAGAGTAAGCTTGAAGAAATTGATGATGAATTCTTTGAGTAATCTCCCAATTCCACACGGCACTTCTCCTTTGTCTCACTTCAATTCTCCCAAAGTCAAACTCCTATGTATTCTTGTCTCCAGATTTGTCCACCGTCGCAAAATACTCCCAATTCGATCTCTCAATTAGACGTATTCAATTGATCTCTCCTGGAATCCTCTTCTCCCCACTTTCTTTTGCCAAAGTCGTCCCTTTTATCCCCAACCAAACTGCCCAAAGAAAACTGCGAATATGCAGTTACAATTGctctacccgg is drawn from Salvia hispanica cultivar TCC Black 2014 chromosome 6, UniMelb_Shisp_WGS_1.0, whole genome shotgun sequence and contains these coding sequences:
- the LOC125197100 gene encoding chitinase 5-like; its protein translation is MTIFNTLISFLLAAVLIAGALQAQVSGQNCGCAASLCCSQHGYCGTGDTYCSTGCKSGPCYSSQLRSSNGNKLSNIVTDAFFSSIANKAGGGCPGRGFYTRAAFLEAARSYPLFGTTGSPEREIAAFFAHVTHETGHMCYIEEINGASKAANYCDKENRQYPCKAGKGYYGRGPVQLSWNYNYGAAGKSIGFDGLNHPEIVAQDRVVSFKTGLWFWMNQCHAIITSGKGFGETIRAVNGPLECDGANPSTVSARVQYYREYCKQLGVDPGTNLRC